One Aquarana catesbeiana isolate 2022-GZ linkage group LG06, ASM4218655v1, whole genome shotgun sequence genomic region harbors:
- the LOC141148632 gene encoding E3 ubiquitin-protein ligase TRIM39-like: MATSSLRDELICSICLNLYKEPVSLKCGHNFCRGCIVTAFDTQKRKSTIYSCPECRKNYKERPPLEKNRKLRNIVDNFRSAHLEEREVSCTYCNPPVPATKSCLLCEASFCNKHLRNHSKSADHILTDPTTTFENRKCSIHKEILKYYCTEDSACICMSCLVAGEHRGHQVELLDEASEKKKEKLKDVTEKLNNDRQETEKRIQNLGNHRTLEKRKANDVTKRVTELFRDIRKHLDDVEKRILTEVSRQEEKISQSVCDMIQKLETQKNDLSRKINEIEALCDITDPLTVLRKEFSNDDIIPRSGDVRDAGCLDEEMISQVLHRGLLHFTDSLKDMKIRIQFTVMKKSDILLDIKTAQNYIIISQDLKSATYTNKSENRPDLPERFKCRQVISTQSFSSGRHYWEVDVSGAKDWLIGVAAQSMERKIAGNESFIGYNDKSWSLTQRDTLFSWHKNVGIKIDSKSSLKTVGIYLEYEAGRLSFYQLCDPIRLLHTFTTTFTEPLHAAFFVFEDSIIRII; the protein is encoded by the coding sequence ATGGCGACATCCAGCCTCAGAGATGAATTGATCTGCTCCATCTGCCTGAACCTTTATAAGGAGCCCGTATCActgaaatgtggacacaacttctgccgcgGCTGTATAGTGACTGCTTTTGATACACAGAAGAGGAAGTCTACCATTTATTCCTGCCCGGAGTGCAGAAAGAATTATAAAGAGCGCCCCCCGCTGGAAAAGAACAGGAAGTTGCGTAACATTGTGGATAATTTCAGATCTGCTCACCTGGAGGAAAGAGAAGTCTCCTGTACGTACTGTAATCCTCCTGTACCAGCTACTAAATCGTGTCTGCTATGTGAGGCTTCATTCTGCAATAAACATTTAAGAAACCACAGCAAGTCAGCAGATCACATATTAACTGATCCCACCACAAcatttgaaaacagaaaatgttccATACACAAAGAGATCCTGAAATATTACTGCACAGAGGACAGTGCCTGTATCTGTATGTCCTGCTTGGTGGCTGGAGAACATAGAGGACACCAGGTGGAGCTtctggatgaggcctctgagaagaagaaagagaaattGAAAGATGTTACTGAGAAACTGAACAATGACAGACAAGAGACCGAGAAGAGAATCCAGAATCTGGGAAATCACAGGACATTAGAGAAAAGAAAAGCAAATGATGTCACCAAGAGAGTCACTGAGCTGTTTAGAGACATCAGGAAACATCTGgatgatgtagagaagagaatccTGACTGAGGTCTCCAGACAGGAGGAGAAGATCTCCCAGTCAGTCTGTGATATGATCCAGAAGCTGGAGACACAGAAGAATGATCTGTCCAGGAAGATTAATGAAATAGAGGCCCTATGTGACATCACAGATCCATTAACTGTGCTAAGGAAGGAATTTAGCAATGATGACATCATTCCTAGGAGTGGTGATGTAAGAGATGCCGGATGTCTGGATGAAGAGATGATCTCACAGGTGCTCCACAGAGGACTTCTCCATTTTACTGACAGTCTTAAAGATATGAAGATAAGGATACAATTCACAGTGATGAAGAAATCAGACATCCTACTGGATATAAAAACAGCCCAAAATTACATTATTATATCACAGGATCTGAAATCAGCTACTTACACCAATAAATCAGAGAACAGACCGGATCTTCCAGAGAGGTTTAAATGCAGACAGGTAATAAGTACACAGAGCTTCTCATCAGGGAGACATTATTGGGAGGTGGATGTGAGCGGAGCGAAGGACTGGCTGATAGGGGTGGCTGCTCAAAGCATGGAGAGGAAGATTGCAGGAAATGAATCTTTTATAGGTTATAATGACAAATCATGGAGTCTGACCCAAAGAGACACTCTCTTTTCCTGGCACAAAAACGTAGGCATAAAAATAGACTCCAAGTCTTCTCTAAAGACAGTTGGGATTTATCTGGAATATGAGGCTGGCCGTCTGTCCTTCTACCAGCTGTGTGACCCCATCAGActcctccacaccttcaccaccaccttcactgaacCCCTCCATGCTGCTTTCTTTGTGTTTGAAGATTCCATCATAAGAATAATATAG
- the LOC141148635 gene encoding E3 ubiquitin/ISG15 ligase TRIM25-like has product MATSSLREELSCSICLSLYKEPVSLKCGHNFCRDCIVTVMDTQERKSTSYSCPECREQYTERPPLEKNRKLCNIVDNIRSSHPEVSCTYCNPPVPATKTCLHCEASFCDMHLRNHSKSLHHVLTDPTTSFDGRKCCIHQEILKYYCTEDSACICMSCWVAGEHRGHQVDLLNEASEKKKERLKDVIEKLTNERQETEKRIQNLGNHRTGEKGKAADVTKRVTELFRDIRRQLDNVENRILTEVSRQEEEISQSVCGLFQKLETMKNELSRKIKEVEDLRKVSDPLTVLKKEMNCNDIIPRSGDVRDAGCLDEGMISQMLHRGLLHFTDSLMDLKTKRQFSIMEKSDILLDIKTASNRTFVSKNLKSAAGSNKPENKPDNPERFTVRQVMSTQSFSSGRHYWEVDVNGATEWLVGVATQSIERKTEGIESFIGYNDKSWGLTQRTGLQARHKDSVKKLDSNSSLKTVGIYLDYDEGRLSFYQLCDPIRHLHTFTTTFTEPLHAAFFVFENSIIRIME; this is encoded by the coding sequence ATGGCGACTTCTAGTCTGAGAGAGGAGCTGAGCTGCTCCATCTGCCTGAGCCTTTATAAGGAGCCCGTATCACTGAAATGTGGACATAACTTCTGCCGGGATTGTATAGTGACTGTGATGGATACACAGGAGAGGAAGTCTACCAGTTATTCCTGTCCAGAGTGCAGAGAGCAGTATACAGAGCGCCCTCCGCTGGAGAAGAACAGGAAGTTGTGTAACATTGTGGATAATATAAGATCTTCTCACCCGGAGGTCTCCTGTACGTACTGTAATCCTCCTGTACCAGCTACTAAAACATGTCTACACTGTGAGGCCTCTTTTTGTGATATGCACCTAAGAAATCACAGCAAGTCACTGCATCACGTTTTAACTGATCCCACCACATCATTTGATGGCAGAAAATGTTGCATACACCAAGAAATCCTGAAATATTACTGTACAGAGGACAGTGCCTGTATCTGTATGTCCTGCTGGGTGGCTGGAGAACATAGAGGACACCAGGTGGACCTTCTGAATGAGGCCtcagagaagaagaaagagagattGAAAGATGTTATTGAGAAACTGACCAATGAGAGACAAGAGACTGAGAAGAGAATCCAGAATCTGGGAAATCACAGGACGGGAGAGAAAGGAAAAGCAGCTGATGTCACCAAGAGAGTCACTGAGCTGTTTAGAGACATCAGGAGACAACTGGATAATGTAGAGAATAGAATTCTGACTGAGGTCTCCAGACAGGAGGAGGAGATCTCCCAGTCAGTCTGTGGTCTGTTCCAGAAGCTGGAGACAATGAAGAATGAGCTTTCCAGGAAAATTAAGGAAGTTGAGGACTTACGTAAGGTTTCAGATCCATTAACTGTGCTAAAAAAAGAAATGAACTGTAATGACATCATTCCTAGGAGTGGTGATGTAAGAGATGCTGGATGTCTGGATGAAGGAATGATCTCACAGATGCTCCACAGAGGACTTCTCCACTTTACTGACAGTCTGATGGATCTGAAGACAAAGAGACAATTCTCAATAATGGAGAAGTCAGACATCCTACTGGATATAAAAACAGCCAGCAATCGCACTTTTGTATCGAAAAATCTCAAATCAGCTGCTGGTAGCAATAAACCAGAAAACAAACCGGATAATCCAGAGAGGTTTACAGTTCGACAGGTAATGAGTACACAAAGCTTCTCATCAGGTAGACACTACTGGGAGGTGGATGTGAACGGAGCAACAGAATGGCTGGTTGGGGTGGCCACTCAGAGCATAGAGAGGAAGACAGAGGGAATTGAATCTTTCATAGGTTACAATGATAAATCATGGGGTCTGACTCAAAGAACCGGTCTCCAAGCCCGGCACAAGGACTCTGTTAAAAAATTAGATTCCAACTCTTCTCTAAAGACAGTTGGGATCTATCTGGATTATGATGAGGGACGTCTTTCCTTCTACCAGCTGTGTGACCCCAtcagacatctccacaccttcaccaccaccttcacggAGCCCCTCCATGCTGCTTTCTTTGTGTTTGAAAATTCCATCATTAGAATAATGGAATAA